The segment ACGGTTTTGTTCAAACCCCAAGTTCCAATACCTGTAGAAATCGTATAGATAATACACCCTATTCCCCAAAGGAATGCGACAAGTGCGATTGAAAATACAATCCACCAAGCTTTGTTTGCTTTTCCTTCAACAGGCGCTGCCACATCCACCGATACATCGTGATATGATTTTTCTCCTGTAACTAAGGGTCTTCTAATAGGTGCTTCGTAATGAGACGCCATAATCTATTATAATTGTTTCTTAATTAATTTTTATGCTTCTTTTGTATTTCTCACTTTCGTATGATACTGAACATTTGGCTTAGTACCGACACTTTCTAATAAGTGATACATACGATCATCTTCTTTTAGTTTTGCAACTTCACTATCATGATCATTAATGTCTCCAAATTTGATTGCACCGCTACTACATGCTGCAGAACAAGCTGTTTGGAATTCTCCATCTTTAATCACTCGTCCGTCACGTTTTGCATCAAGAATTGTCTTCTGTGTCATTTGTATACACATAGAACATTTTTCCATCACACCACGAGAACGTACTGTTACGTCTGGGTTTAGCACCATACGACCTAAATCATCATTCATATGGTAATCAAACTCGTCATTTTTGTTATATAGGAACCAGTTGAAACGACGTACTTTATAAGGACAGTTATTTGCACAATAACGTGTTCCAACACAACGGTTATAAGCCATATGGTTTTGACCTTGTCGACCATGTGAAGTTGCCGCCACAGGACAAACTGTTTCACAAGGCGCATGATTACAATGCTGACACATTACTGGTTGAAATGCAACTTGCGGATTATCAGATGCATTCTCTAATTCACCAAATCCTCCTAATGAACCTTGGTCTCCCCAAAGTCCAGAGAACTCATCTTTCTTTGTATTATCTTCAGTAAATGTTTCTTCCGAAGAGTAATATCTATCAATACGTAACCAATGCATATCACGACTACGTCTAATTTCTTCTTTACCAACAACAGGAACATTATTTTCTGCGTGACATGCAATAACACATGCTCCACATCCTGTACAAGAGTTAAGATCAATAGCTAGATTGAAATGATGGCCTATAGAACGATCAAATTCCTCCCATAAATCAACCTCAGGAGATGTTACTGGTGTTTCCTCATGGTTTAATGACACCTTCGGAACCGGATTCCAGTACTCTTTATTTTTCGTATTGAAAATCTCTAATGTTGTTTCTTTAATGATATCTCCACGACCCATTAACGTATTTTGCAGCTGAACACATGCAAATTTATGCATTCCAGATGCTTTGCTGACTGATACGCTTTGAATCGTATCAAAGTTCTGGTATAATGCGTATGCATTAACACCTGTCTTCATGTCGTCTTTTAAACCTTCAGCTGTTCTACCATAACCTAAAGCTAATCCGACAGACCCCTTAGCCTGACCTGGCTGAATGATGACTGGTACATTCTTTACGGTAACACCATTGACTGTAACATCAGCATAGCTGCCATTTAATGCGCCTGTAGCGTCATACTCATTGACTAAGTTTAAAGACTTAGCATCACTAGCAGAAACCATTAGGTAGTTATCCCAAGATGTTCTTGTTATAGGATCAGGGAATTCTTGCAACCAAGGGTTATTAGCTTGCTGCCCATCACCCATTCCAGTTTTTGTATAGAGTTGTAACTCCATCCCTTCTGATTTCGCAGAAGATGCTATAGCTCTTGCCGCTGCTCCTGCGCTTGAGGCAGGTGCTGCAGATTCTGAGCCTTCAGATTCTGTCACAGCATCTGCTGTATCTTCAGTTTCTGTAGCAATTGAACCTACATAAACACCATCTTGTAAGGCTTGGTTAAATGAAGAATCTGTTAAAATTCCTGTTCCCCAAGTCTCTTTAATGTATTCACGGTAACTCATATCATTACCAGTCCACTTTAATAAAGCTTCTTGAAATTGACGAGTATCAAACAACGGACGAATTGTCGGTTGCATTAAACTGTAATGTCCTTTTTTAAGTTCAACATCTCCCCAAGATTCAAGATAATGTGGAGTTGCTGCTATATATTGGGTCATTGAAGATGTTTCGTCAACTTTCATCGAAAACGCAATTGACAATTCCGTTTTCTTTAAACCTTCGGCAAATTCAGCTGCATTTGGAAGCGAATACATTGGGTTAACACCACTCATTATGATACCTCCAATACGTCCTGCTTTCATATCAGTTACTAATTGAGCAACTGCTTTATTATTTCCTTGTCTTGTTAAAATAGGAGTAGACGAATCACACACTTTACTTCCTAGAGCTTTATTAATAGCTAATACTACTGTTTGGGCATTAACATCTTGTATACCAGTTACAATAACACCAGTACTTCCTGCTCTCTTTAATTCTGATGCTGCTTTTTGAACCGCATCATTTATATTTTGTGGTAAATCTGTTGAAACAGATCCTCCAACTACTAAACTATATAATTTTGCTAATACTTGTTTTTGCTGACTTGGAGTCAACGGTACACGTTTATCTGCATTAGCTCCAGTAAGAGACATATTTGATTCAAACTGAATATGGCGCGACATTTTGCCTTCTTTTGGCACACGTCCTTTAGCATATCCTGAATCAAATCCACCGCCTTGCCAATCCCCTAAGAAATCTGCACCAACAGAGACAATGGTCGTAGCTTTCGAAAAATCATAATTTGCCAACGCTCTAGTACCATACATCGCTTGAAAGGCATCTAAGGCTGGTGATTCTGAAACTGCATCATAAACTACATGACGTACATTTCCGAATTTCTCTTTAAACTCTGAAATTAACTTTGAAGTTGATGGGCTTGCATAAGTTTGCGTTAACAATACGATTTCCTTACCAGCAGCACTCAGGCCTGTTAAGGTTTTTGAAGTTTCTTCATCAAAAGACGACCATAAAATGTCGTTTCCGCCTTTCATAGCACCTTTGACTCTTAAACTATCGTATAAATCTAAAACAGAAGCGTTAACTCTTGCATTAGCACCGTTATGTGTTTTTGCTAAGTTGTTGTTTTCAATTTTAATTGGACGACCTTCACGTGTTTTTATTAAAACACTTGCAAAATCAAAACCATTAGCAATCGTAGTTGCATAGTAGTTAGCCACACCAGGAATAATTGATTCTGGTTGCACTACATAAGGAATAGATTTAATTACAGGTCCTTCACAAGCGGCTAATGATGCAGCTGCTGTACTGAAACCAACATACTTTAAAAAGTCACGACGCGTAGTAGATGAAGACTCTAAAGATTCTTTATCTCCTAAAAACTCACTTGCTGGAATCTCTTCCACAAATTCGTTTTGCTTGAGCGTCTCAACAATAGAGCTGTTTTCGTTTAGCTCTTCAACACTTTTCCAGTATTTCTTGTTTGATGACATATTATATAAATGAATTACTTCTTATTAATTGTTATTAGTAGTGACACTTACCACATTCCAGACCACCCATTTGAGCGGCTGTGAGTTTGTCTACACCATATTTCTTAGATAATTGCTCGTGTATTTTTGTGTAATACGCATTATCTTCAACTTTTACATTTGTTTCTCTGTGACAGTTAATACACCATCCCATTGTTAACGGAGCATGTTGATACATCACTTCCATTTCTTCTACTGGTCCGTGACATGTTTGACATTGCACACCAGCAACAGAAACATGTTGAGAGTGATTAAAGTAAGCAAAGTCTGGCAAATTATGAATTCTTACCCATTTTACTGGCTGTGTTTCTCCAGTATATTGCTGCTCATCTTCATCCCATCCTACCGCTTTGTATAATTTTTGAATTTCAGCATTATAATCAACGCCATATTCTTCAATACCTTCTTGTTGGGTCACTTCAGCTACTTGATAAATAGACTTATGACAGTTCATACAAATATTTAATGACGGAATACCTGAATGCTTACTTACTCTTGCAGAAGAGTGACAGTATTTACAATCGATACCATTTTCTCCGGCATGAATTCTATGTGAATAATGAATAGGCTGCACTGGCTCATAGCCTTGATCTACACCTATTTGAGATAGGTATCCGTAAACAAAATACGCACTGGCCAATAGTAAGAAAATCACAGAGACCAATACCAAGAATTGATTTTGTACAAAAGCTTTCCAGATTGGCAACCCTTTATCTTTTTCAACTGCTGTAACACCTTTTTCCTCAGCAAAACGATTTAAAGTTTGTCTTACTAAGACTAAGGCAATTGCTAGCAGTGCAAATAGTATAGCTAGTGCTCCTAAGATGATTTTACTTGAAATACCTTCTTCAGATGAGCCCTTGCCCGCTACAACTACAACTTCTTCCTTCTTTGGCGGTTCAGCAGCAGTATAAGCTAAAATATCTGTAATATCTTGATCTGACAATTGTGGAAAAGCAGTCATGGCAACGCCATTGTACTCATTGTAAATTTGGTTTGCATAGGCATCACCAGATTTAACTAATCCAGCACTGTTGCGAATCCATTTGTTTAACCACTCTCTATCTAAACCTTGTTCTTCAGAAAGACGCGCTTCAACATTACGTAATGCTGGACCTGTCATTTTTCTATCGAGTTGATGACAAGCAGCACAGTTTGTATTGTATAAAGTTTTTCCTTTTGCAGGATCGCCCTCTTGAGCAGTGAGTGAAGTGGAAAACGTAAGTAAAATAACCAGTCCTAAGTAAGGAATCTTTGAGGCTAATTGACGGTAAATCACCTGTATCATATTGTTAGTTGAATTATCTTCTAAACTTTGGTATGATTTTTTCATTAATACTATTGAAAAAAACGTTTGTAAAATCTCAGGCAAAAATAATACTTATAGTCCGTTTTATAAATGTTACATATGTGTTAATTGCTAATTTATACGGATTCTAAATAATATTTTAGAGGTGAAATTAGTTATTATTTATCACTAAGGAAACAACACTTAAAAAAAAACGTTTTCTTTGTATCAAATTTCAAAATATATGAAAATTAATAAGCTAAAAATCACCATATTATTCCTTGCGTTTTTCGGCATGGCTAACTTGGCTCTATCTCAAGAAGGAACCGTAACAATTGATCAAGACAACGACATCACCAAATTATTGGAATATAAAAAAGATGTTAAAACGGTGGATCTCTATAAAATTCAGTTAGATTTTGGTTCACGCTCGGAAGCTATAAGTTTGCGAGAGACGTTTCAGAGTGCTTTCTCACAGTGGCCTTCTGAATTGGTCTATGAAACTCCAAATTATAAAGTATGGGTTGGGAATTTTAGCACACGCTTAGAAGCAGATATTGCTTTATTGAAAATAAAAAAGAAGTTTTCTAAAGCGATGGTTTTTGAACCTAAGAAGGACGACTAATTCTTATTAAATGATGACATAAAAAAAGCGACTACATGTAGTCGCTTTTTTTATATCATATGTAACCTTTTATTTCAGTTTCTTTTTAACTTCAACTTCTTGGAAGGCTTCAATAACATCATCAATTTGAATATCGTTATAGTTTTTCAATTGAATACCACAATCGTATCCTTTCGCAACTTCTTTAGCATCATCTTTGAAACGCTTTAATGAAGTTAACTCTCCGGTATGAATTACAACGCCATCTCTAATAAGACGGATTCCTGAATTTCTATATATTTTACCAGTAGTCACCATACAACCTGCAATTGTTCCAATTTTAGAAATCTTGAAAGTTTCTCTAATTTCAGCAGTACCAGTAATTTCTTCTTTTAGCTCCGGAGATAACATCCCTTCCATTGCGTCTTTAAGATCATTAATAGCATCGTAAATTATTGAGTACATTCTGATATCAATTTCTTCTTTATCAGCAATTTGACGCGCATTACCCATTGGTCTCACGTTAAATCCAATAATAATTGCATCAGAAGCAGTTGCCAATAACACATCACTTTCTGTAATGGCACCAACACCTTTATGTATGATATTAACTTGTATTTCTTCAGTGGATAGTTTTTGGAATGAATCTGTTAAAGCTTCCACAGAACCATCCACATCACCTTTAAGGATGATATTTAATTCTTGGAAATCTCCGAGTGCAATTCGACGTCCAATTTCATCTAGTGTAATATGACGTTGTGTTCTCACCGATTGCTCACGTTGTAACTGTGTTCGCTTTGCTGCGATTTGTTTGGCTTCACGTTCATCTTCAAAGACATTGAATTTATCACCCGCTTGAGGTGCTCCATCCAACCCTAATATAGATACAGGTGTTGAAGGCCCTGCAGCTTCCACTTCATTTCCACGTTCATCATGCATGGCTTTCACTTTACCACTGTTTTTGCCTGCGAGTACGTAATCTCCAACTTTTAATGTTCCGGCTTGTACTAAAATCGTTGAAACATATCCACGACCTTTATCTAAGAAGGCTTCTACAACCGTGCCTGATGCATTTTTATTTGGATTAGCTTTAAGCTCTAATAACTCGGCTTCTAGCAATACTTTTTCCAATAATTCTTTGATACCTGTTCCATTTTTAGCTGAAATATCATGAGATTGAATTTTTCC is part of the Formosa sp. Hel1_31_208 genome and harbors:
- a CDS encoding TAT-variant-translocated molybdopterin oxidoreductase, whose protein sequence is MSSNKKYWKSVEELNENSSIVETLKQNEFVEEIPASEFLGDKESLESSSTTRRDFLKYVGFSTAAASLAACEGPVIKSIPYVVQPESIIPGVANYYATTIANGFDFASVLIKTREGRPIKIENNNLAKTHNGANARVNASVLDLYDSLRVKGAMKGGNDILWSSFDEETSKTLTGLSAAGKEIVLLTQTYASPSTSKLISEFKEKFGNVRHVVYDAVSESPALDAFQAMYGTRALANYDFSKATTIVSVGADFLGDWQGGGFDSGYAKGRVPKEGKMSRHIQFESNMSLTGANADKRVPLTPSQQKQVLAKLYSLVVGGSVSTDLPQNINDAVQKAASELKRAGSTGVIVTGIQDVNAQTVVLAINKALGSKVCDSSTPILTRQGNNKAVAQLVTDMKAGRIGGIIMSGVNPMYSLPNAAEFAEGLKKTELSIAFSMKVDETSSMTQYIAATPHYLESWGDVELKKGHYSLMQPTIRPLFDTRQFQEALLKWTGNDMSYREYIKETWGTGILTDSSFNQALQDGVYVGSIATETEDTADAVTESEGSESAAPASSAGAAARAIASSAKSEGMELQLYTKTGMGDGQQANNPWLQEFPDPITRTSWDNYLMVSASDAKSLNLVNEYDATGALNGSYADVTVNGVTVKNVPVIIQPGQAKGSVGLALGYGRTAEGLKDDMKTGVNAYALYQNFDTIQSVSVSKASGMHKFACVQLQNTLMGRGDIIKETTLEIFNTKNKEYWNPVPKVSLNHEETPVTSPEVDLWEEFDRSIGHHFNLAIDLNSCTGCGACVIACHAENNVPVVGKEEIRRSRDMHWLRIDRYYSSEETFTEDNTKKDEFSGLWGDQGSLGGFGELENASDNPQVAFQPVMCQHCNHAPCETVCPVAATSHGRQGQNHMAYNRCVGTRYCANNCPYKVRRFNWFLYNKNDEFDYHMNDDLGRMVLNPDVTVRSRGVMEKCSMCIQMTQKTILDAKRDGRVIKDGEFQTACSAACSSGAIKFGDINDHDSEVAKLKEDDRMYHLLESVGTKPNVQYHTKVRNTKEA
- a CDS encoding c-type cytochrome — its product is MIQVIYRQLASKIPYLGLVILLTFSTSLTAQEGDPAKGKTLYNTNCAACHQLDRKMTGPALRNVEARLSEEQGLDREWLNKWIRNSAGLVKSGDAYANQIYNEYNGVAMTAFPQLSDQDITDILAYTAAEPPKKEEVVVVAGKGSSEEGISSKIILGALAILFALLAIALVLVRQTLNRFAEEKGVTAVEKDKGLPIWKAFVQNQFLVLVSVIFLLLASAYFVYGYLSQIGVDQGYEPVQPIHYSHRIHAGENGIDCKYCHSSARVSKHSGIPSLNICMNCHKSIYQVAEVTQQEGIEEYGVDYNAEIQKLYKAVGWDEDEQQYTGETQPVKWVRIHNLPDFAYFNHSQHVSVAGVQCQTCHGPVEEMEVMYQHAPLTMGWCINCHRETNVKVEDNAYYTKIHEQLSKKYGVDKLTAAQMGGLECGKCHY
- a CDS encoding SPOR domain-containing protein, which gives rise to MKINKLKITILFLAFFGMANLALSQEGTVTIDQDNDITKLLEYKKDVKTVDLYKIQLDFGSRSEAISLRETFQSAFSQWPSELVYETPNYKVWVGNFSTRLEADIALLKIKKKFSKAMVFEPKKDD